A genomic window from Pseudocitrobacter corydidari includes:
- the mobA gene encoding molybdenum cofactor guanylyltransferase MobA, with protein MGGQDKGLMPLHGKPLWKHVADRLQPQVSAVAISANRNISVYQASGFPVYQDTLADFPGPLAGMASVIRQAEGEWFLFCPCDTPFIPAHLAERLQSQRNEAPVVWVHDGDRDHPAIALVHRRIAADIEAYLARGDRRVMVFMREAGGHAVDFSDCREAFSNVNTPEDLAWFEAHS; from the coding sequence ATGGGCGGGCAGGATAAGGGGTTAATGCCGCTGCACGGGAAACCGCTATGGAAACATGTGGCGGATCGTTTACAGCCGCAGGTGAGCGCCGTGGCGATCAGCGCTAATCGCAATATTTCGGTGTATCAGGCCAGCGGTTTTCCCGTTTATCAGGATACGCTTGCCGACTTTCCGGGGCCGCTTGCCGGGATGGCCTCGGTAATCAGGCAAGCCGAGGGAGAGTGGTTCCTGTTCTGCCCCTGTGATACGCCGTTTATTCCTGCTCACCTTGCTGAACGACTGCAATCTCAGCGTAATGAAGCGCCGGTGGTGTGGGTTCATGATGGGGATCGCGATCATCCAGCAATCGCGTTAGTCCATCGGCGAATTGCTGCGGATATTGAAGCCTATCTTGCACGCGGCGACCGACGCGTGATGGTCTTTATGCGTGAGGCCGGTGGTCATGCGGTGGATTTTAGCGATTGCCGGGAAGCGTTCAGTAACGTGAACACGCCAGAGGATTTGGCCTGGTTTGAGGCGCACTCATGA
- a CDS encoding DUF945 family protein, with protein MIVMKKSVVAAGVVVALGVCWLGSAWYTGKQIEPKVADFVSSFNQASKAKSSKMGMTLSYKDFSSGLLSSHFQVVLTFEHGVEASGIKAGQNIAFNVDVDHGPFPLSSLAKGHFGPAMAAMNVSLVNGEMTKPLFDASKGHSPIDANIRASYDKSIATQVVVAPASYSDTKTTFSFDGGEFNVSGENSLLTDAQINGQLKNIVISQDSNDVKIYSDSMTVTSTGHKVDENITVGQADVSLNNIRVNANGKDLVQINAFTGTTALALSSDKKHINYTQEYGIKDLIREKQNLGSGKFALVLENLDPVALRELFTNYNAELSKAIVANPALGEDEDAMGEVSLKLLTKYIANIQKSEPVIKLPISWKNDKGEMTGNVNIAIADPAKAKFTAGSLTESVDQNVKTITANIMLPLDVITYTAKQVKLAEGKDDAAAQKQAEKEVKNATMLGKMMDVISVDDKAAKLDFEYQQGKVVFNGKEMTAEEFMARGGRFLQ; from the coding sequence ATGATTGTCATGAAAAAGAGTGTCGTAGCGGCGGGCGTAGTGGTTGCTTTGGGTGTATGTTGGTTGGGAAGCGCATGGTATACCGGCAAACAGATCGAACCGAAAGTTGCCGATTTTGTTTCTTCGTTTAATCAGGCCAGTAAAGCGAAATCTTCAAAAATGGGTATGACATTAAGCTACAAGGATTTCTCCAGCGGCTTACTGAGTTCTCATTTTCAGGTGGTACTAACGTTTGAACATGGCGTAGAGGCAAGCGGAATTAAAGCCGGGCAGAACATTGCGTTTAATGTCGATGTTGATCACGGCCCTTTCCCGCTTTCCTCGCTGGCTAAAGGACATTTCGGGCCCGCCATGGCGGCGATGAACGTGTCGCTGGTTAACGGCGAAATGACCAAACCGCTGTTTGACGCGTCCAAAGGGCATTCGCCGATCGATGCAAATATTCGTGCAAGTTATGATAAATCTATCGCGACCCAGGTTGTAGTGGCGCCGGCCTCTTATTCAGATACCAAAACCACATTTTCTTTTGACGGCGGTGAATTTAATGTATCAGGCGAAAATTCATTGCTCACGGATGCGCAGATTAATGGTCAGTTAAAAAACATTGTTATTAGTCAGGATAGTAATGATGTAAAAATTTATTCAGATTCAATGACTGTTACATCAACGGGTCATAAGGTGGATGAAAATATTACCGTTGGGCAGGCGGATGTATCACTGAATAACATACGGGTAAACGCTAACGGCAAAGATTTAGTACAGATTAATGCCTTCACCGGAACAACCGCTTTGGCATTATCCAGTGATAAAAAACACATTAACTACACCCAGGAATATGGCATCAAGGATTTGATTCGTGAAAAACAGAATCTGGGAAGCGGTAAATTTGCGCTGGTCTTAGAGAATCTCGATCCTGTCGCGCTTCGCGAGTTGTTCACTAACTACAACGCGGAACTGAGTAAGGCTATCGTGGCGAATCCTGCGCTGGGTGAGGATGAAGATGCGATGGGTGAGGTCAGTTTGAAACTGCTCACGAAGTACATCGCCAATATCCAGAAAAGCGAGCCAGTCATCAAACTCCCGATTAGCTGGAAAAATGACAAAGGCGAAATGACGGGGAATGTTAATATCGCTATTGCCGACCCGGCCAAAGCGAAATTCACGGCAGGGTCGTTAACCGAATCCGTTGACCAGAATGTCAAAACCATTACGGCAAACATCATGCTGCCTCTGGATGTCATCACTTATACCGCGAAGCAGGTTAAGCTGGCAGAAGGTAAGGATGACGCTGCTGCTCAGAAACAAGCAGAGAAAGAAGTCAAAAATGCGACGATGCTAGGCAAAATGATGGATGTCATAAGCGTAGACGACAAAGCGGCGAAGCTTGATTTTGAATATCAGCAGGGCAAAGTTGTCTTTAATGGCAAAGAGATGACGGCGGAAGAGTTTATGGCGCGGGGCGGTCGTTTCCTGCAATAA
- the dsbA gene encoding thiol:disulfide interchange protein DsbA — translation MKKIWLALAGMILAFSASAAQITDGKQYTTLDKPVAGEPQVLEFFSFYCPHCYQFEEVLHVSDTVKQKLPEGTKMTKYHVEFLGPLGKDLTQAWAVAMALGVEDKITAPMFEAIQKTQTVQNVADIRKVFVDAGVKGEEYDAAWNSFVVKSLVAQQEKAAADLQLQGVPAMFVNGKYQLNPQGMDASNMEIFVQQYADTVKQLIEKK, via the coding sequence ATGAAAAAAATTTGGCTTGCGCTGGCAGGTATGATTCTGGCATTCAGCGCTTCCGCTGCTCAGATCACCGACGGCAAACAATACACCACCCTCGATAAACCGGTTGCCGGCGAGCCGCAGGTGCTGGAGTTCTTCTCGTTCTACTGCCCGCACTGCTATCAGTTTGAAGAAGTGCTGCATGTTTCCGATACTGTGAAACAGAAACTGCCGGAAGGCACCAAAATGACCAAATACCACGTTGAGTTCCTGGGCCCATTGGGCAAAGACCTGACTCAGGCGTGGGCAGTTGCAATGGCACTGGGCGTGGAAGATAAAATCACTGCGCCGATGTTCGAAGCCATTCAGAAAACACAGACCGTCCAGAACGTTGCCGATATCCGTAAGGTCTTCGTTGATGCTGGCGTGAAAGGTGAAGAATACGATGCCGCATGGAACAGCTTTGTGGTGAAATCCCTGGTAGCACAGCAGGAAAAAGCGGCCGCTGATCTGCAACTGCAGGGTGTTCCGGCGATGTTTGTTAACGGCAAATATCAGCTGAATCCGCAGGGTATGGATGCCAGCAATATGGAAATCTTTGTTCAGCAGTATGCTGATACCGTAAAACAACTTATTGAGAAAAAATAA
- the rbsR gene encoding ribose operon transcriptional repressor RbsR, whose product MATMKDVARVAGVSTSTVSHVINKDRYVSEAITEKVDAAIKSLNYAPSAIARSLKLNQTRTIGMLITASTNPFYSELVRGVERSCFERGYSLVLCNTEGDEQRMNRNLETLMQKRVDGLLLLCTETHQPSQEIMQRYPSIPTVMMDWAPFDGDSDLIQDNSLLGGDMATRYLIEQGHTRIACIAGPLDKTPARLRLEGYHSAMQHAGLPVPDGYVITSNFEFGGGFDAMQQLLALPELPQAVFVGNDAMAVGAYQALYQAGLRIPQDMAVIGYDDIELARYMTPPLTTIHQPKDELGELAIDVLIHRMAQPGQKQQRVQLTPELVVRGSV is encoded by the coding sequence TTGGCTACCATGAAAGATGTCGCTCGCGTGGCGGGCGTTTCAACCTCTACCGTTTCTCACGTCATCAATAAAGACCGCTACGTCAGTGAAGCGATCACTGAAAAAGTCGATGCGGCCATCAAAAGCCTGAACTACGCGCCATCTGCGATAGCGCGTAGTCTCAAACTAAATCAAACCCGCACTATTGGCATGCTGATCACCGCCAGTACCAATCCGTTCTATTCGGAGCTGGTGCGCGGCGTGGAGCGAAGCTGTTTTGAACGCGGCTACAGTCTGGTGCTGTGTAATACCGAAGGTGACGAGCAGCGGATGAACCGCAACCTGGAGACGCTAATGCAGAAACGCGTTGATGGGTTATTGCTGTTATGCACCGAAACGCACCAGCCGTCGCAGGAGATTATGCAGCGTTATCCGTCCATTCCGACGGTGATGATGGATTGGGCGCCGTTCGATGGCGACAGCGATCTGATTCAGGATAACTCTTTGCTGGGCGGTGACATGGCGACGCGCTATCTCATTGAACAGGGCCACACCCGCATCGCCTGTATCGCCGGGCCGCTGGATAAAACGCCTGCGCGTCTGCGTCTGGAAGGATATCACTCAGCCATGCAGCATGCGGGGCTTCCCGTTCCTGACGGTTATGTGATCACCAGTAACTTTGAGTTCGGCGGTGGTTTTGATGCCATGCAGCAGTTGCTGGCGCTGCCGGAATTGCCGCAGGCGGTATTCGTCGGTAATGACGCGATGGCGGTGGGTGCGTATCAGGCGCTTTATCAGGCCGGATTGCGCATTCCGCAGGATATGGCGGTGATTGGTTATGACGATATTGAACTGGCGCGCTACATGACGCCACCTCTGACGACCATTCATCAGCCCAAAGATGAACTGGGCGAACTGGCGATTGATGTGTTGATCCACCGTATGGCCCAGCCCGGACAAAAACAGCAGCGTGTACAGTTGACGCCCGAGCTGGTGGTTCGCGGCTCCGTTTAA
- a CDS encoding FadR/GntR family transcriptional regulator — MSLSAQQLAAQKNISWVLAEKLAQKILKGEYPPESILPGEMELGDLFGVSRTAVREAVKTLSAKGMLLPRPRIGTRVMPQSHWNFLDTELLSWWLTEDNFQEVMKHFVVLRHSLEPQACLLAAVLGTAEQKAELNTLMKEMAILKKNFDRQRWIDVDTAWHEHIYEMTANPFLISFAKLFHSVYHTYFTSITQDEVIELEKHQAIVNAIQESDSQKAFIACQALLSAPHIRPGV, encoded by the coding sequence ATGTCTTTAAGCGCACAGCAATTAGCAGCTCAAAAAAACATCTCGTGGGTATTAGCAGAGAAGTTAGCCCAGAAAATCCTTAAGGGTGAATATCCTCCAGAAAGCATTCTGCCTGGCGAAATGGAATTAGGGGATCTCTTCGGCGTAAGCCGTACCGCCGTTCGAGAAGCGGTCAAAACCCTTTCCGCAAAAGGGATGCTTTTGCCACGCCCGCGCATTGGCACTCGTGTTATGCCGCAATCGCACTGGAACTTTCTCGATACCGAGCTGCTTTCCTGGTGGCTGACGGAAGATAATTTTCAGGAAGTAATGAAACACTTTGTGGTTCTCCGCCACAGTCTTGAGCCGCAAGCCTGCTTACTGGCCGCCGTATTAGGCACCGCAGAGCAAAAAGCGGAGCTCAATACCTTAATGAAGGAGATGGCAATTCTGAAAAAGAACTTCGATCGCCAACGCTGGATTGATGTGGATACCGCCTGGCATGAACATATCTATGAAATGACGGCCAATCCGTTCCTGATATCCTTTGCGAAACTCTTCCATTCGGTCTATCACACCTACTTTACGTCGATTACCCAGGATGAAGTGATCGAACTGGAAAAGCATCAGGCAATTGTTAACGCTATTCAGGAAAGCGATAGTCAAAAAGCGTTTATTGCCTGCCAGGCGCTATTAAGCGCACCGCATATTCGACCTGGAGTATAA
- the mobB gene encoding molybdopterin-guanine dinucleotide biosynthesis protein MobB encodes MIPLLAIAAWSGTGKTTLLKQLIPVLCQRGIRPGLIKHTHHNMDVDKPGKDSYELRKAGAAQTLVASKQRWALMTETPEEEELDLVFLASRMDASKLDLILVEGFKHEEIAKIVLFREDAGHQPEELVIDQHVIAVASDVSLSVDVPLLDINDVEGIADFVVRWMRML; translated from the coding sequence ATGATTCCCTTATTAGCGATAGCGGCATGGAGCGGGACCGGGAAGACAACACTACTTAAGCAGTTGATCCCCGTACTATGTCAGCGCGGGATACGTCCGGGGCTTATAAAGCATACGCACCACAATATGGATGTGGATAAACCGGGCAAGGATAGTTATGAATTACGTAAAGCAGGCGCTGCGCAGACGCTGGTTGCCAGCAAACAGCGCTGGGCGCTGATGACGGAGACGCCGGAGGAAGAGGAGCTGGATCTCGTATTCCTGGCCAGCAGAATGGACGCATCAAAGCTGGATTTAATTCTGGTAGAGGGATTCAAGCATGAGGAGATCGCGAAGATTGTGTTGTTTCGCGAGGATGCCGGGCATCAGCCAGAAGAGCTGGTGATCGATCAGCATGTTATCGCGGTGGCCAGTGATGTTTCGCTTAGCGTGGATGTGCCGTTATTGGATATCAATGACGTCGAGGGAATAGCGGATTTTGTTGTGCGGTGGATGCGGATGTTGTGA
- a CDS encoding YdgA family protein, whose translation MKKFILFGGIIVALGVCWAGCSWYTGTQVGPVVTRLINEYNSSNTRSLKIVCKNFSGGVFTSHLQLVIFLNKKNNDPENSVVMDVNIAHGPFPFLSLKKGHFSPQRASIQAKFIEDISYNTSSENNRFFDLNIQSVIGYDKKMTTDINIFPGTLNLTTGSLSIGGGNITYLADLEGSDNDTLEGKIDKVILDLGNGSLFYLKDISLKATDHYYSEIVDSGHVDIEFNGIAKKDNGKEVLSADQIAASISLNQSKDKINSDLKLRYMVKNLKNEGRNIGSGEFSVNIGKLNVEILKKAVDKYNSDLDLLVAKESRIKGDPQGINKIISNIISTYVPLLQISEPTINVPVHWKNDKGDILANLDVSIADPQKTVTNDESITANIDRNLHNISLSMTVPINAAAQLDSQFKQAKGENKNNAEKYAHNDMVNIIMLANTYDLINVNDDIVTMQFQYSKGKVILNNKEISVADLLSKNH comes from the coding sequence ATGAAAAAATTCATTTTATTCGGTGGGATTATCGTTGCTTTAGGTGTATGTTGGGCTGGTTGCTCATGGTATACCGGTACGCAGGTCGGACCTGTCGTCACGAGACTCATCAACGAATATAATAGTTCTAATACTCGCTCACTGAAAATTGTATGTAAGAACTTTTCAGGAGGAGTGTTCACTTCTCATCTTCAGTTAGTTATTTTTCTTAATAAGAAAAATAACGATCCTGAAAACAGTGTTGTGATGGATGTTAATATTGCTCATGGCCCGTTTCCTTTTCTTAGCTTGAAAAAAGGACACTTCTCTCCTCAACGTGCAAGCATTCAGGCTAAATTTATCGAAGATATTAGCTATAATACATCGAGTGAAAATAATCGATTTTTTGATCTCAATATTCAGTCTGTAATTGGATATGATAAAAAAATGACGACTGATATCAATATTTTCCCTGGGACGTTAAATTTAACGACTGGTTCTCTTTCGATTGGCGGCGGGAACATAACCTATCTCGCAGATCTTGAAGGTTCAGACAATGATACTCTAGAAGGGAAAATTGATAAGGTTATATTAGATTTAGGTAATGGAAGTCTATTTTATCTTAAGGATATTTCATTAAAAGCTACTGATCACTACTATTCTGAAATTGTCGACTCTGGTCATGTCGATATAGAATTTAACGGCATTGCTAAAAAAGATAATGGTAAGGAAGTTTTAAGTGCTGATCAAATTGCAGCATCTATCTCTCTTAATCAATCAAAAGATAAAATAAATTCAGATTTAAAATTAAGATATATGGTTAAAAATTTAAAAAATGAAGGCCGTAATATTGGTAGTGGAGAGTTTTCAGTTAATATAGGAAAGTTGAATGTGGAAATTCTCAAAAAAGCAGTTGATAAATATAACTCTGATCTGGACCTTCTCGTAGCTAAGGAAAGCCGTATTAAAGGTGATCCACAAGGGATAAACAAGATTATAAGTAATATTATTTCTACATATGTTCCCCTGTTACAAATCAGCGAGCCTACGATAAATGTTCCCGTGCACTGGAAAAATGATAAGGGAGACATATTGGCTAATCTTGATGTTTCAATAGCTGACCCACAAAAGACAGTCACCAATGATGAGAGTATTACTGCAAATATTGATCGTAATTTACATAATATTTCGCTGAGCATGACCGTTCCGATAAATGCAGCTGCGCAGTTGGATAGTCAGTTTAAACAAGCAAAAGGAGAAAACAAAAACAATGCAGAAAAATATGCACATAATGATATGGTAAATATTATTATGTTGGCGAATACATATGATCTTATCAATGTGAATGATGACATTGTTACAATGCAGTTTCAGTATAGCAAAGGTAAAGTGATCCTTAACAATAAGGAAATTTCAGTAGCAGATCTTTTATCGAAGAACCACTAA
- a CDS encoding serine/threonine protein kinase, producing MNDKAFTFQTLHPDTIIDALFDQGIWVDSGLTPLNSYENRVYQFQDEDRRRMVVKFYRPERWSADQILEEHLFAQELLNDEVPVAAPIAFNNKTLLTHQGFYFAVFPSLGGRQFESDNLDQMELVGRYLGRLHQTGRKSRFVARPEIGVKEYLIEPRAVFEHSALVPAALKERFLKATDDLIDAVMAQWHGRFNTLRLHGDCHAGNILWRDGPLFVDLDDARTGPAVQDLWMLLNGDRAEQRMQMEMIVEAYEEFSNFNLDELALIEPLRAMRLVYYLAWIIRRWDDPAFPQNFPWLTGEDFWLRQISIFIEQVKVLQEPPLQLTPMY from the coding sequence ATGAACGACAAGGCTTTCACTTTTCAGACATTGCACCCGGATACCATCATCGATGCGTTATTCGATCAAGGTATTTGGGTGGATTCTGGCCTTACCCCGTTAAACAGCTATGAAAACCGGGTTTATCAATTTCAGGATGAAGATCGCCGCCGTATGGTGGTGAAGTTCTATCGCCCCGAACGCTGGTCGGCTGACCAAATTCTGGAAGAACATCTCTTCGCCCAGGAACTTCTTAATGATGAAGTGCCTGTTGCCGCCCCCATCGCTTTCAACAACAAAACGCTGCTGACCCATCAGGGGTTTTACTTCGCCGTATTCCCAAGCCTGGGAGGCCGCCAGTTTGAATCTGATAATCTGGACCAAATGGAGTTGGTTGGGCGGTATCTGGGCCGCTTGCACCAAACCGGCCGTAAGTCGCGCTTTGTAGCCCGTCCGGAAATTGGCGTGAAAGAGTATCTTATTGAGCCGCGCGCCGTTTTTGAACATTCCGCTCTGGTTCCCGCCGCGTTGAAAGAACGTTTTCTGAAAGCGACCGATGACCTCATTGACGCCGTAATGGCGCAGTGGCATGGCCGCTTTAACACGCTGCGCCTGCACGGTGATTGCCATGCCGGTAATATTCTCTGGCGTGACGGCCCGCTGTTTGTTGATTTGGATGATGCGCGCACTGGCCCGGCCGTACAGGATCTGTGGATGTTGCTGAATGGCGATCGTGCCGAGCAGCGGATGCAGATGGAGATGATTGTTGAAGCCTATGAGGAGTTCAGCAATTTTAATCTGGATGAGCTGGCTCTCATTGAGCCTTTACGCGCGATGCGATTGGTTTATTATCTTGCGTGGATTATCAGGCGCTGGGATGACCCTGCGTTTCCTCAGAATTTCCCCTGGCTTACCGGGGAAGATTTCTGGCTGCGGCAGATTTCGATATTTATTGAGCAGGTGAAGGTTCTTCAGGAGCCCCCTCTTCAGTTAACGCCAATGTATTAA
- the rbsK gene encoding ribokinase — MKTAGKLVVLGSINADHILNLESFPTPGETVTGNQYQVAFGGKGANQAVAAGRSGADIAFIACTGDDDTGERVRHQLANDRIDVAPVSVIPEESTGVALIFVNGEGENVIGIHAGANAALSPALVEAQKTRIAQADALLMQLESPLESVLLAAKIAHQHQTQVILNPAPARELSDELLALVDIITPNETEAEKLTGIRVENDDDAAKAALALHAKGIDTVIITLGSRGVWASVKGEGQRVAGFKVQAIDTIAAGDTFNGALITALLEEKPLNEAIRFAHAAAAIAVTRKGAQPSVPWREEIDEFLNQQR, encoded by the coding sequence ATGAAAACCGCAGGCAAACTCGTCGTTCTTGGCAGCATCAATGCCGATCACATCCTTAATCTCGAATCCTTCCCTACGCCGGGTGAAACCGTCACCGGTAACCAGTATCAGGTCGCGTTTGGCGGCAAAGGCGCAAACCAGGCGGTGGCTGCCGGACGCAGCGGCGCGGATATTGCGTTTATCGCCTGTACGGGTGACGACGATACTGGCGAGCGCGTGCGTCATCAGCTGGCGAACGATCGCATCGATGTGGCGCCGGTGAGCGTGATTCCGGAGGAATCAACCGGCGTGGCGCTGATTTTTGTTAACGGCGAAGGCGAAAACGTCATTGGTATTCATGCGGGCGCCAATGCGGCGCTGTCGCCTGCATTGGTTGAAGCACAGAAAACGCGTATTGCGCAGGCGGATGCGCTGCTGATGCAGCTGGAATCACCGCTGGAAAGCGTCCTGCTGGCGGCTAAAATTGCCCATCAGCACCAGACGCAGGTGATTTTAAACCCGGCTCCGGCACGTGAACTGTCTGACGAATTACTGGCGCTGGTGGACATCATCACGCCGAATGAAACGGAAGCTGAGAAGCTAACCGGCATCCGTGTGGAAAACGATGACGATGCGGCGAAAGCGGCGCTGGCGTTACACGCCAAAGGCATCGATACCGTTATCATCACCCTGGGTAGCCGTGGCGTGTGGGCCAGCGTGAAGGGCGAAGGTCAACGCGTGGCGGGCTTTAAAGTGCAGGCCATTGATACTATCGCCGCCGGAGATACCTTTAACGGCGCGCTGATCACCGCACTGCTGGAAGAGAAACCGCTGAACGAGGCGATTCGGTTTGCGCACGCGGCGGCGGCCATTGCCGTCACCCGTAAAGGAGCTCAGCCTTCCGTTCCCTGGCGTGAAGAGATCGACGAATTTCTGAATCAGCAGAGGTAA
- a CDS encoding YihD family protein, whose translation MKCKRLNEVIELLQPAWQKEPELNLMQFLQKLAKESGYEGELADLTDDILIYHLKMRDSAKDAVIPGIQKDYEEDFKTALLRARGVIKE comes from the coding sequence ATGAAATGTAAACGTCTGAATGAAGTTATTGAACTCCTCCAGCCAGCCTGGCAGAAAGAGCCGGAACTGAACCTGATGCAATTTTTGCAGAAACTGGCGAAGGAGTCAGGTTATGAGGGTGAACTGGCGGATTTAACGGATGATATTCTGATCTATCACCTGAAAATGCGTGACTCGGCGAAAGATGCCGTGATTCCGGGTATTCAGAAAGATTACGAAGAAGATTTTAAAACCGCGCTGTTACGCGCACGCGGTGTGATTAAAGAGTAA
- the mdtD gene encoding multidrug transporter subunit MdtD, with translation MIKKKARSMAGLPWIAAMAFFMQALDATILNTALPAIAHSLNRSPLAMQSAIISYTLTVAMLIPVSGWLADRFGTRRIFMIAVTLFTLGSLACALSTSLLELVIFRVIQGIGGAMMMPVARLALLRAYPRSELLPVLNFVTMPGLVGPILGPVLGGVLVTWASWHWIFLINIPIGITGLIYARKYMPNFTTPKRSFDMSGFLLFGLSLVLFSSGMELFGERIVASWIAFAIIGISILLLLAYIRHARRHPTPLISLSLFKTRTFSVGIAGNLATRLGTGCVPFLMPLMLQVGFGYPALIAGCMMAPTALGSILAKSTVTQVLRWLGYRKTLVGITLFIGVMIAQFSLQSPSMPIWMLILPLFVLGMAMSTQFTSMNTITLADLTDENASSGNSMLAVTQQLSISLGVAISAAVLRVYQGMEGSNTIEQFHYTFITMGGITVVSAFMFMLLKPKDGRNLIKERHKA, from the coding sequence ATGATAAAGAAAAAAGCGCGGAGTATGGCCGGACTGCCGTGGATAGCCGCCATGGCATTTTTTATGCAGGCCCTGGATGCGACAATCCTTAATACAGCGCTCCCCGCCATCGCACATAGCCTTAATCGTTCACCGCTCGCTATGCAGTCCGCCATCATCAGTTACACCCTGACGGTAGCCATGCTGATACCGGTTAGCGGCTGGTTAGCCGACCGCTTCGGTACTCGTCGCATCTTTATGATTGCGGTGACGCTTTTCACGCTGGGTTCGTTAGCCTGCGCCCTCTCAACATCGTTACTTGAGCTGGTTATCTTTCGCGTTATTCAGGGCATCGGCGGGGCGATGATGATGCCCGTCGCTCGCCTGGCGCTACTGCGAGCCTACCCGCGCAGCGAACTTCTACCGGTACTCAATTTTGTCACCATGCCTGGTCTTGTGGGCCCCATTCTTGGCCCGGTACTTGGCGGCGTGCTGGTCACGTGGGCCAGTTGGCATTGGATTTTCCTGATTAACATCCCGATTGGTATTACCGGCCTTATCTATGCCCGCAAATACATGCCTAACTTCACCACGCCGAAGCGCAGCTTTGATATGTCCGGGTTCCTGCTGTTCGGCCTGAGCCTGGTGCTGTTCTCCAGCGGGATGGAGCTGTTCGGAGAACGTATTGTGGCAAGCTGGATAGCTTTCGCGATTATTGGCATCAGTATTCTGCTGTTGCTGGCGTATATTCGCCACGCTCGCCGTCATCCGACGCCGCTTATCTCTCTGTCACTCTTTAAGACGCGCACTTTTTCCGTCGGCATTGCCGGGAACCTGGCTACGCGTTTGGGCACCGGCTGCGTGCCGTTCCTGATGCCGCTGATGTTGCAGGTCGGCTTTGGCTATCCGGCGTTGATAGCCGGTTGCATGATGGCGCCGACCGCGCTCGGGTCTATTCTGGCAAAATCGACGGTTACGCAGGTGCTGCGCTGGCTCGGTTATCGGAAAACACTGGTCGGTATTACGCTGTTTATTGGCGTAATGATTGCGCAGTTCTCACTGCAATCACCCTCGATGCCGATATGGATGCTGATTCTGCCGCTGTTTGTGCTCGGGATGGCGATGTCAACGCAGTTTACGTCGATGAACACCATCACGCTTGCCGATCTGACGGATGAGAACGCCAGCAGCGGCAACAGTATGCTGGCCGTCACCCAGCAGCTTTCAATCAGTTTAGGGGTGGCGATCAGCGCCGCCGTGTTAAGAGTGTACCAGGGAATGGAAGGCTCAAACACCATCGAACAATTCCACTACACCTTTATTACGATGGGCGGGATAACGGTAGTTTCTGCATTCATGTTTATGCTGCTGAAGCCGAAAGATGGCCGCAACCTGATCAAAGAACGCCACAAAGCTTAA